The window GTTCACCAAACAGCCATGTCGCACGGCCTTGCTGCCAAACTCCTTTGTCGGTGTCGATGATGGTTCCATCGCGATTGAGCGACGTGAAGAATCCACCATGTTTGCGATCGATGCCGTGCTTGCACCAAAATGGGATCGTGTCGCGCAGCAGCCCATCGCGATAGACATTGATCAATGTTTGACGTTGCTGAGGATCCATTGATCAGTTCTCCGCGGAATCGTCGGTCGCGGATGCGTCCAGCGTATGAATCGTCAGCCCCACCAGCGAATCCTTTGGCGGCGATGTCAGCAGACTGGCCAAATACCCCGATGCAAAGCAACTCGTGATGCCACAGGTTGTGTAGAGGTAACCGTTGACGTCAGTGTATCGCCAAAGAGAAAACATCGCTGCTGCGCCGACGGTGGCACCCACCATCGCACCGATTGAGTTCGCTCGCGTGGTCAGTCCGCCCAGAACGAAGAGTCCGCCCAGAACACCCATGAACAAACCGATGACGACGATGAAGGTATCGAACAAGGATTTGATGCTGGGGTCGACGAAGACCAATCCAAGCAATGTTCCCAGCACGCCGAGCGAAAAAGTCAGCGTGCGAGCGGCAATCAAGTAGCCTCGTTCGTTGCGACAGAGTTTCAGTGGGCGAAAAAAGTCGGTGACCAATGCGGTCGCGGTGGAGTTCATGCTGGTCGAAACAGTCGACTGGGCCGCCGCGAAAACGCCCGCCACGATCAGCCCCGCTAATCCAATCGGCATCTCGCGAGCGATGAACAACGGGAAGACTTGATCGGTGGTGATTGCCGGCGAAAGCCGCTCGGGATGCGAATGGTAGAAACCATGCAACGCCGTTCCAATTCCGAAGAAGAGCAGCGTCGCGGGAATCGTCAGCACCGCATTTGTCCAAATGGATCGAGCGGCCAGCGACGGCGACGCCGTTGTCATGTATCGCTGAACGACGGCTTGATCGGCGGTGTACGACGAAAGGTTTTGCCCGATCGCTCCGACCACGATGACCCAAAGTGCGATCTGCGCGTGCGTGGGGCTGAAGTGCAAATTGGCGATTCGCATTTTGTCCGCGTCGATGGCGTGATCCAAACTGCCGCCAAAGCCGCCGTCGGTCCCCAACACCATCAACACGATGGCCAGGAAAGCGCCACCCAGCAGCACCACGGTTTGAATGGTGTCGGTCCAGATGACGGCTTCGATCCCGCCGAGTGTGCAGTAGACGATGCTGAGTCCGCCCATCAACAAAACAGCTTGCGACGGTGTCAATGGCGTCGCGACGGACAAGGCCAAACCCGTCAACGACATCACAACCGCCATCCGAAACAGGTGAAACAGCGAGAAGCTGAGGCTGCCGAACCAGCGGACGATTCGGTTGAAACGTTTCTCCAGGTATTCGTATGCGCTCGTCGCATCGATGCGGCGAAAGAAAGGCATTGCGACGTAAACCGCGATGAACGCGACCAACGGGATCGTGAAGTTGCCGATCGAGTACGTCCAATCCTGTGCGTAGGATTTAGATGGGATTCCCGTGAATGTCACCGAGCTGAGCATCGTTGCGAAAATGCTGCATCCGGCTGCCCACCATGGAATCTGACTGCCACCTCGAAAGTAGTCGTCGGTCGTGCGGTTTCGTCGAGCGAAGTAGACGCCGACGCCCAACATGGAAAACAAGTAGGCAAACAAGACGAGATAGTTCAGCGTTCCAAAGCTGCGTTCGGAATTCGCGAGTGTGATCTGATAAACGGCCGGCGATCGGACTCTTGGTCGCACCTCACCCGATGCGATAATGATCTCATTGCCCCAGTGAACGGCGGTGGTCGTCACGTGGTTCGCGGGGCTGGTGCCGGCTTTCGTCCAGGTGTCAGTGATGGTGTGGTAGGCGAATGTCTTCTTTGCAAAGCCGGGATGATCGTCCTTGAGTTGGTCAGCCTGGCCGAACATGCTTCCGTCATCGCCACCGAGCACAACAATGTGACTTTGCCCAATGTGAGTCGCCGTTCCGGCCATCACCGATTGCGGAACGTCGGCTTTCTGTTGCCAGGTGTTCGTGCTGGGACGATAGGCCCAATTGTCCGTCAGGAAGTCGACGCCGGATTGTGTTTGACGGCGACCACTCAAAACGTACAAACATGTTTCGTACCCGTCGTGTTGGGCTGCTGTCACATGAAACGCACGAGGAGGCCCAGGACAATCGGCCAACGGGGTCCAGGCAAGCAAGGCGGGATCATCGGATTGGCTCAGATCCAATACCCACATGCGTGACGACGCGGTGGAGAGTTCACCGCCACTCTGTCCGCCGATCAGGTAGACGGTTTGTCCGATCAGTTGGGCGGACGCGTGAACGCATGGTTGAGGCAAGGCAGGAAAGTCCACTTGCTCCACTGTTCGCATGGATGGATTCCATCGCAGCAAATAGACATCGCGAAAGGTCGCGTTGGAATCATTGCCTCCTAGACAGAGCACACCGTGGTGAACGGATTCCGTTGATGGAATCGAGACTGATGCCCCGTAGGCGGTCGGCCTTTGCAGCTTTCCTGCTTCAATCCACTGAACACCATCGTCAGGTGGATTGCCAGAAACACGAGGCAGGACATAAACCGCGTCGTGCCAGACTTTGTCGGTCTCCCAAATCGGAATTGGAAAGTTAGCACCGCCGGCCACTATCAACGCGTCCTCGTCCACGCCGACGAATGGACCCGCCACACCGAGAGAGTTGGGGATCGGCGGAAGTTCGCTCCACTTCAGCCATTCATCTGTGACCGTTTGCGCACATGTGATTTCAGGCGAAACAGCCATCATCGAAATCGCGAAGAAGACTGCGAGCAAACTTCGCTTGATGAAAGGTGATTGTTCGTTTCGACAGCGAGGGTGCAGCGGGCGACGATGGATCATGCGTCACTTGGCTTGCTCGTGTCGCCACTCCATTCGAAGAATCCGATCGCGTCGAGCGATTCTCGCAACGATTCCACCTGCGATTGCGAAAGGGATTCCAGAGGCAGGCGGCAAGGCCCAACATCGAGACCTTGCATTGCCAAGATGGCTTTCATCGCGGGATGGAACGGGTAGCGTCCAATTGTGCAAATCATTTCGATGGATTTCGATTGCCATTGGCGAGCGGTTTCCAACTGTCCGCTGGCCAGTGCCAACGTCATCTTGCGATAGATCTTTGCCGCCAAGTTGTATGTGCTTCCAATCGCGGCACGGGCACCCGTCGCGGTCGCACCCAATAACATTTCGTCGCAGCCCCAAACGACGTCAAACTTCCGATTCGACAATTCGAGGCACCGTTGAAACTCGAACAACATCGTATCGGTGTATTTCAGTCCCACCAAAGTCGGGATGGCTTCGTCCGCGTGAGTCAGGAATTCCACCATGTCGATGCTGGAACCCGTTAGCACCGGGATGTGGTAATAGTAAAACGGCGTCTCCGGTGCGGCCGCCGCTAGTTCTTGCATGCAAAGAGTGAGCGACTGCACGCTGGCAACTTTGAAATACGATGGGCAGGTCGCGGAAATCGCACTGGCACCGATCTGCTGGGCATGTTTGGCCAGTTCTTGTGCCTCACGCAAACTGTTGTGCCCAACTTGAACGATCACGGGAACTCGGCCGGCCGTCGCATTGACGAAAGCCGAGGCGACCAGCTGGCGTTCTCGCGTGGTGAGCGACATTCCTTCGCCGGTGCTGCCGCAGACGTACAGTCCTGAGACTCCGTCAAGTAGCAACTTCTCCACCATGGCGGGGACAACATCGAGGTTGAGATCGCCGCACGCTTTCATCGGGGTGTAGGTTGCGGCGATCAGGCCCGATAGTTTTCGCCCTGCCATGCGTTGCATCAAAAGGGATTCGTCGACCATCAATTGTTCTCCTGGTCGGTTTCAGACGATTCGTTTTGCGATTCGGATGAATCCAGATCACTCAATGAGATCGCAACGAAGCTGATTGTTTTGTAGTTGTCGCGTTCAAAGAGGACTCCGATGCGACCGTCCTGCATTCGCGTCAAACATGAGTAGGCAAAGCCGCCTGGGTAGACGTCCGTTTGACTGGGCCATGATTGACCTTCGTCATAGCTAATGCGAAGAACTCCGTTTTCCCGTTTCGTTTGAGACGCCGGGTTCGAGAAGATGATTCGGCTTTTGCCTTTGGAAGGCCAGGAGTATCTAAGAATCGATGCTTGGCACGTCGGTTCGATCAATGTTTGATCCATCTGCAGTTGCGACCAGGTTTGACCGCCATTGTCACTGACAGCGACCTTGCGAT of the Rhodopirellula baltica SH 1 genome contains:
- a CDS encoding sodium:solute symporter family transporter, with the protein product MIHRRPLHPRCRNEQSPFIKRSLLAVFFAISMMAVSPEITCAQTVTDEWLKWSELPPIPNSLGVAGPFVGVDEDALIVAGGANFPIPIWETDKVWHDAVYVLPRVSGNPPDDGVQWIEAGKLQRPTAYGASVSIPSTESVHHGVLCLGGNDSNATFRDVYLLRWNPSMRTVEQVDFPALPQPCVHASAQLIGQTVYLIGGQSGGELSTASSRMWVLDLSQSDDPALLAWTPLADCPGPPRAFHVTAAQHDGYETCLYVLSGRRQTQSGVDFLTDNWAYRPSTNTWQQKADVPQSVMAGTATHIGQSHIVVLGGDDGSMFGQADQLKDDHPGFAKKTFAYHTITDTWTKAGTSPANHVTTTAVHWGNEIIIASGEVRPRVRSPAVYQITLANSERSFGTLNYLVLFAYLFSMLGVGVYFARRNRTTDDYFRGGSQIPWWAAGCSIFATMLSSVTFTGIPSKSYAQDWTYSIGNFTIPLVAFIAVYVAMPFFRRIDATSAYEYLEKRFNRIVRWFGSLSFSLFHLFRMAVVMSLTGLALSVATPLTPSQAVLLMGGLSIVYCTLGGIEAVIWTDTIQTVVLLGGAFLAIVLMVLGTDGGFGGSLDHAIDADKMRIANLHFSPTHAQIALWVIVVGAIGQNLSSYTADQAVVQRYMTTASPSLAARSIWTNAVLTIPATLLFFGIGTALHGFYHSHPERLSPAITTDQVFPLFIAREMPIGLAGLIVAGVFAAAQSTVSTSMNSTATALVTDFFRPLKLCRNERGYLIAARTLTFSLGVLGTLLGLVFVDPSIKSLFDTFIVVIGLFMGVLGGLFVLGGLTTRANSIGAMVGATVGAAAMFSLWRYTDVNGYLYTTCGITSCFASGYLASLLTSPPKDSLVGLTIHTLDASATDDSAEN
- a CDS encoding N-acetylneuraminate lyase, giving the protein MVDESLLMQRMAGRKLSGLIAATYTPMKACGDLNLDVVPAMVEKLLLDGVSGLYVCGSTGEGMSLTTRERQLVASAFVNATAGRVPVIVQVGHNSLREAQELAKHAQQIGASAISATCPSYFKVASVQSLTLCMQELAAAAPETPFYYYHIPVLTGSSIDMVEFLTHADEAIPTLVGLKYTDTMLFEFQRCLELSNRKFDVVWGCDEMLLGATATGARAAIGSTYNLAAKIYRKMTLALASGQLETARQWQSKSIEMICTIGRYPFHPAMKAILAMQGLDVGPCRLPLESLSQSQVESLRESLDAIGFFEWSGDTSKPSDA